One genomic window of Dermacentor andersoni chromosome 8, qqDerAnde1_hic_scaffold, whole genome shotgun sequence includes the following:
- the LOC126528975 gene encoding uncharacterized protein isoform X2, whose amino-acid sequence MGRPKKVRTPEEEAAYKEKRRTAKREAMRRRRADPERRAEAAAAKRRRRVEDPEFQTRERESRRLNARRRRERDPGLRLLENFQRQARRDNILLGEALPAADGVKARRARVHRTERRWPLVTCPHHSTSAAGTLRVATADFSAVFPDIDFKQAVEAACDKAPFIEASLASTTCRVEPWRGLQDKCVGECEALLQHAEQSCQTEHHITLVRCTKPQVSTCSVEVQADPWWQHHCGIQPIGVDLCET is encoded by the exons ATGGGGAGACCGAaaaaagtccggacgcccgaagaagaagcggcttacaaGGAaaagcgccgtactgccaagcgagaagcgatgcgtcgccggcGAGCTGATCCGGAACGCCGCGCCGAGGCTGCGGCTGCGAAGAGGCggcgccgagtcgaggatccagAGTTCCAgaccagggaacgcgagagtcggcgcctgaacgctcgacgtcgccgagaaagggaccccggcctgcgactgctggaaaacttccagcgtcaagcccgccgagacaacatATTGC TGGGAGAGGCCTTGCCGGCAGCTGATGGAGTCAAGGCACGGAGAGCTCGAGTACACAGGACAGAAAGGAGATGGCCGCTTGTCACGTGTCCGCATCATTCCACATCGGCAGCTGGAACTCTTAGGGTGGCAACTGCCGACTTCAGCGCTGTGTTTCCGGACATCGACTTCAAACAG GCTGTTGAGGCGGCATGTGACAAGGCACCATTTATCGAGGCTAGCCTGGCGAGTACCACCTGCCGGGTAGAACCGTGGCGAGGCCTCCAAGACAAGTGTGTTGGCGAG TGCGAGGCCCTGCTCCAGCATGCAGAACAGTCTTGCCAGACTGAGCATCACATCACCCTAGTCCGGTGCACAAAGCCACAAGTTTCAACTTGCAGCGTCGAAGTGCAGGCTGACCCATGGTGGCAGCATCATTGTG GAATTCAGCCCATCGGTGTCGACTTGTGTGAAACCTGA
- the LOC126528975 gene encoding uncharacterized protein isoform X7: protein MESVRLTAYDAAFKLKVVAYAEEHGKRVAGRNFGVDDKCVRRWLKQKAVLAATNKSREAFRGKACKFPELERELAQYVVATRKSGSALSTEMIRVKAFAIARLLGIDPPEFKASRGWLQRFMKRNELRLRRRTCQVLPLGEALPAADGVKARRARVHRTERRWPLVTCPHHSTSAAGTLRVATADFSAVFPDIDFKQAVEAACDKAPFIEASLASTTCRVEPWRGLQDKCVGECEALLQHAEQSCQTEHHITLVRCTKPQVSTCSVEVQADPWWQHHCGIQPIGVDLCET from the exons ATGGAGAGCGTCCGTTTGACGGCGTACGACGCCGCGTTTAAACTCAAGGTTGTCGCGTACGCCGAGGAGCACGGCAAGCGGGTTGCAGGCCGCAACTTCGGCGTCGACGACAAGTGCGTGCGCCGGTGGCTGAAGCAGAAAGCGGTGCTTGCGGCGACGAACAAGTCGCGGGAGGCGTTCCGCGGGAAGGCGTGCAAGTTCCCGGAACTCGAGCGAGAGCTGGCGCAGTACGTCGTCGCGACGAGGAAGAGCGGCTCCGCTCTGTCGACCGAGATGATCCGCGTGAAGGCGTTCGCGATCGCCCGCCTCCTAGGCATCGATCCGCCGGAATTCAAGGCTAGCAGGGGGTGGCTTCAGCGATTTATGAAGCGAAACGAGCTGCGCCTCCGCCGGCGGACTTGCCAAGTGCTACCGC TGGGAGAGGCCTTGCCGGCAGCTGATGGAGTCAAGGCACGGAGAGCTCGAGTACACAGGACAGAAAGGAGATGGCCGCTTGTCACGTGTCCGCATCATTCCACATCGGCAGCTGGAACTCTTAGGGTGGCAACTGCCGACTTCAGCGCTGTGTTTCCGGACATCGACTTCAAACAG GCTGTTGAGGCGGCATGTGACAAGGCACCATTTATCGAGGCTAGCCTGGCGAGTACCACCTGCCGGGTAGAACCGTGGCGAGGCCTCCAAGACAAGTGTGTTGGCGAG TGCGAGGCCCTGCTCCAGCATGCAGAACAGTCTTGCCAGACTGAGCATCACATCACCCTAGTCCGGTGCACAAAGCCACAAGTTTCAACTTGCAGCGTCGAAGTGCAGGCTGACCCATGGTGGCAGCATCATTGTG GAATTCAGCCCATCGGTGTCGACTTGTGTGAAACCTGA
- the LOC126528975 gene encoding uncharacterized protein isoform X5, whose amino-acid sequence MGRPRIVRTEEEQRVHLQRRREKQRECARRRRAAARAARASVDELDPLRARLARQERRRAQNRECQRRRRDAAKARRSDPRPGDDPLRARDERAREQHRERERRRRQSSTGEKRAAEAARKRQARDDPEYREAGNAKRRRCYNPPQCFPGVSARFELGEALPAADGVKARRARVHRTERRWPLVTCPHHSTSAAGTLRVATADFSAVFPDIDFKQAVEAACDKAPFIEASLASTTCRVEPWRGLQDKCVGECEALLQHAEQSCQTEHHITLVRCTKPQVSTCSVEVQADPWWQHHCGIQPIGVDLCET is encoded by the exons ATGGGGCGGCCGCGTATCGTGCGCACCGAAGAGGAGCAACGCGTCCACCTACAACGACGACGGGAGAAGCAGCGAGAATGTGCGCGCCGGCGGCGCGCAGCCGCTAGGGCCGCTCGTGCGTCCGTCGACGAGCTCGACCCGCTGCGTGCCCGTCTGGCCCGCCAAGAGCGTCGGCGCGCGCAGAACCGGGAATGTCAGCGCCGGCGGCGGGACGCCGCCAAGGCCCGTCGCAGCGATCCCCGACCCGGTGACGATCCGCTGCGGGCCCGTGACGAGCGGGCGCGCGAACAGCACCGGGAACGCGAGCGGAGGCGGCGACAGAGCAGCACCGGCGAGAAGCGGGCGGCGGAAGCCGCTCGCAAACGGCAAGCCCGCGACGACCCCGAATACCGCGAGGCCGGAAACGCGAAACGGCGACGGTGCTACAACCCTCCGCAATGTTTCCCCGGTGTTTCGGCGCGGTTTGAGC TGGGAGAGGCCTTGCCGGCAGCTGATGGAGTCAAGGCACGGAGAGCTCGAGTACACAGGACAGAAAGGAGATGGCCGCTTGTCACGTGTCCGCATCATTCCACATCGGCAGCTGGAACTCTTAGGGTGGCAACTGCCGACTTCAGCGCTGTGTTTCCGGACATCGACTTCAAACAG GCTGTTGAGGCGGCATGTGACAAGGCACCATTTATCGAGGCTAGCCTGGCGAGTACCACCTGCCGGGTAGAACCGTGGCGAGGCCTCCAAGACAAGTGTGTTGGCGAG TGCGAGGCCCTGCTCCAGCATGCAGAACAGTCTTGCCAGACTGAGCATCACATCACCCTAGTCCGGTGCACAAAGCCACAAGTTTCAACTTGCAGCGTCGAAGTGCAGGCTGACCCATGGTGGCAGCATCATTGTG GAATTCAGCCCATCGGTGTCGACTTGTGTGAAACCTGA
- the LOC126528975 gene encoding uncharacterized protein isoform X6 yields MAGKERAARQTAKRKLQRATETAEEREVRLAKRRAQYAAKQQRSSTESEVKDEVASVSGSTSTRSERRNATKRRIRAEETPEQRQQRLEKERAYRKRQSEKRKEQLAEEMVLLQTQECLTDANIEQREAERCEEHARRVREFESATLGEALPAADGVKARRARVHRTERRWPLVTCPHHSTSAAGTLRVATADFSAVFPDIDFKQAVEAACDKAPFIEASLASTTCRVEPWRGLQDKCVGECEALLQHAEQSCQTEHHITLVRCTKPQVSTCSVEVQADPWWQHHCGIQPIGVDLCET; encoded by the exons atggcgggaaaggaaagggccgctcgtcagaccgcaaagcgcaagttacaaagagccacggaaacggccgaagaacgagaagttcggcttgccaagcgacgtgcacagtacgcggctaaacagcagcgttcctccacagagtccgaggtaaaggatgaagttgcgagtgtatctgggagtacttctactcgCTCGGAGCGGCGCAATGCAACCAAGCGGAGAATACGTGCCGAAGAAACTCCGGAACAGAGGCAACAGCGTCTCGAAAAGGAACGTGCTTACAGGAAGAGGCAAAGCGAGAAACGAAAGGAGCAGCTCGCAGAAGAGATGGTTTTACTACAGACGCAAGAATGCCTCACCGATGCCAATATAGAACAGCGTGAGGCGGAACGTTGTGAAGAACATGCAAGAAGAGTTCGGGAGTTTGAGAGTGCAACTC TGGGAGAGGCCTTGCCGGCAGCTGATGGAGTCAAGGCACGGAGAGCTCGAGTACACAGGACAGAAAGGAGATGGCCGCTTGTCACGTGTCCGCATCATTCCACATCGGCAGCTGGAACTCTTAGGGTGGCAACTGCCGACTTCAGCGCTGTGTTTCCGGACATCGACTTCAAACAG GCTGTTGAGGCGGCATGTGACAAGGCACCATTTATCGAGGCTAGCCTGGCGAGTACCACCTGCCGGGTAGAACCGTGGCGAGGCCTCCAAGACAAGTGTGTTGGCGAG TGCGAGGCCCTGCTCCAGCATGCAGAACAGTCTTGCCAGACTGAGCATCACATCACCCTAGTCCGGTGCACAAAGCCACAAGTTTCAACTTGCAGCGTCGAAGTGCAGGCTGACCCATGGTGGCAGCATCATTGTG GAATTCAGCCCATCGGTGTCGACTTGTGTGAAACCTGA
- the LOC126528975 gene encoding uncharacterized protein isoform X4, with translation MGRPRVIRTLEEQAAFDKRRREQNRERARLRRADAAARAQEQARAAERKQQLRAEDPAAFQAVLQRKAECKRQWRADAANREAELNRDVERKRLRRAREHEQRRRREYDGNSTFARANDARLRREFLEQHVGSSYDRLWFDSNLTSIDGSRAHQQLDDAMSVLTRWFPAAPDVVGEALPAADGVKARRARVHRTERRWPLVTCPHHSTSAAGTLRVATADFSAVFPDIDFKQAVEAACDKAPFIEASLASTTCRVEPWRGLQDKCVGECEALLQHAEQSCQTEHHITLVRCTKPQVSTCSVEVQADPWWQHHCGIQPIGVDLCET, from the exons atgggtaggccacgcgttatACGTACtcttgaggagcaggcagctttcgataagcgacgccgcgagcagaaccgggaacgagcccgtctacgccgtgccgatgctgcagcccgggcacaagaacaggctcgtgcagcagagcgcaagcagcaactgcgtgccgAGGATCCAGCAGCCTTCCAAGCAGTGCTTCAGCGCAAAGCGGAATGCAAGCGGCAATGGCGGGCGGACGCCGCCAACCGAGAAGCCGAACTCAATCGCGACGTTGAACGAAAGCGACTACGGCGGGCCCGCGAGCATGAGCAACGTCGGCGGCGGGAATATGACGGCAACAGCACCTTCGCCAGAGCCAACGACGCCCGCTTGAGGCGGGAGTTTCTAGAGCAGCACGTCGGCTCCAGCTACGACAGGCTCTGGTTCGATAGCAACTTAACGAGCATCGATGGTAGCCGGGCCCATCAACAACTCGATGACGCCATGTCGGTTCTGACGCGGTGGTTTCCGGCTGCTCCCGACGTCG TGGGAGAGGCCTTGCCGGCAGCTGATGGAGTCAAGGCACGGAGAGCTCGAGTACACAGGACAGAAAGGAGATGGCCGCTTGTCACGTGTCCGCATCATTCCACATCGGCAGCTGGAACTCTTAGGGTGGCAACTGCCGACTTCAGCGCTGTGTTTCCGGACATCGACTTCAAACAG GCTGTTGAGGCGGCATGTGACAAGGCACCATTTATCGAGGCTAGCCTGGCGAGTACCACCTGCCGGGTAGAACCGTGGCGAGGCCTCCAAGACAAGTGTGTTGGCGAG TGCGAGGCCCTGCTCCAGCATGCAGAACAGTCTTGCCAGACTGAGCATCACATCACCCTAGTCCGGTGCACAAAGCCACAAGTTTCAACTTGCAGCGTCGAAGTGCAGGCTGACCCATGGTGGCAGCATCATTGTG GAATTCAGCCCATCGGTGTCGACTTGTGTGAAACCTGA
- the LOC126528975 gene encoding uncharacterized protein isoform X8 encodes MGKLGRPRIVRTAEEQAECEERRRQQRRDYNRRQRARAKAENAASDFASEERHRQQMREANRRRRAQATDEDRAREAARKRQARSFESAAKRQKLGEALPAADGVKARRARVHRTERRWPLVTCPHHSTSAAGTLRVATADFSAVFPDIDFKQAVEAACDKAPFIEASLASTTCRVEPWRGLQDKCVGECEALLQHAEQSCQTEHHITLVRCTKPQVSTCSVEVQADPWWQHHCGIQPIGVDLCET; translated from the exons ATGGGAAAGCTGGGAAGACCACGCATTGTGCGCACGGCCGAAGAACAAGCCGAGTGCGAGGAGAGGCGGCGACAGCAGAGACGCGACTATAACCGACGACAACGTGCCCGTGCGAAAGCGGAGAATGCGGCCAGTGACTTTGCCTCCGAAGAACGTCATCGACAGCAGATGCGAGAGGCTAATCGCCGGCGTCGAGCGCAAGCTACCGATGAAGATCGCGCACGGGAGGCCGCTCGTAAGCGTCAAGCTAGGTCGTTCGAGTCTGCGGCCAAGCGGCAGAAGC TGGGAGAGGCCTTGCCGGCAGCTGATGGAGTCAAGGCACGGAGAGCTCGAGTACACAGGACAGAAAGGAGATGGCCGCTTGTCACGTGTCCGCATCATTCCACATCGGCAGCTGGAACTCTTAGGGTGGCAACTGCCGACTTCAGCGCTGTGTTTCCGGACATCGACTTCAAACAG GCTGTTGAGGCGGCATGTGACAAGGCACCATTTATCGAGGCTAGCCTGGCGAGTACCACCTGCCGGGTAGAACCGTGGCGAGGCCTCCAAGACAAGTGTGTTGGCGAG TGCGAGGCCCTGCTCCAGCATGCAGAACAGTCTTGCCAGACTGAGCATCACATCACCCTAGTCCGGTGCACAAAGCCACAAGTTTCAACTTGCAGCGTCGAAGTGCAGGCTGACCCATGGTGGCAGCATCATTGTG GAATTCAGCCCATCGGTGTCGACTTGTGTGAAACCTGA
- the LOC126528975 gene encoding uncharacterized protein isoform X3, whose protein sequence is MESRAPRSPAASTSAARKRGRPRQYTADEVRERKNAARRAKRRAARSTATKPPDANTRRAERAAAQRARRQHEAIRKREAEADRQAKRLKRQDEAFRRREAEAKRRRRQEQAEARRQMRGGEAEARSRSHRAATDRFVKAFVENPFGSACSVCDRLWFTDDRTKAPEKTHSLLEQHFPVGEALPAADGVKARRARVHRTERRWPLVTCPHHSTSAAGTLRVATADFSAVFPDIDFKQAVEAACDKAPFIEASLASTTCRVEPWRGLQDKCVGECEALLQHAEQSCQTEHHITLVRCTKPQVSTCSVEVQADPWWQHHCGIQPIGVDLCET, encoded by the exons atggagtCTCGAGCACCTAGATCGCCGGCGGCCTCAACTTCGGCCGCACGGAAACGCGGCCGTCCGCGCCAGTACACTGCAGACGAAGTGAGGGAGCGCAAGAACGCGGCAAGACGAGCGAAGAGGCGTGCAGCGAGATCCACCGCCACCAAGCCTCCAGACGCCAACACGCGCCGGGCAGAACGAGCAGCAGCGCAGCGCGCTCGGAGACAGCACGAAGCCATCCGAAAGCGTGAGGCGGAAGCGGATCGCCAGGCAAAGCGTCTCAAGCGGCAAGACGAGGCCTTTCGACGACGCGAAGCCGAAGCCAAGCGTCGCAGGAGGCAGGAGCAGGCAGAGGCGAGGCGCCAGATGCGCGGAGGGGAAGCCGAAGCAAGGTCGCGGTCGCACCGAGCAGCCACAGACCGATTCGTCAAAGCGTTCGTCGAGAATCCGTTCGGCAGCGCGTGTAGTGTGTGCGACAGATTGTGGTTTACCGACGATAGGACCAAGGCACCGGAAAAGACGCATTCCCTCCTGGAACAACACTTCCCAG TGGGAGAGGCCTTGCCGGCAGCTGATGGAGTCAAGGCACGGAGAGCTCGAGTACACAGGACAGAAAGGAGATGGCCGCTTGTCACGTGTCCGCATCATTCCACATCGGCAGCTGGAACTCTTAGGGTGGCAACTGCCGACTTCAGCGCTGTGTTTCCGGACATCGACTTCAAACAG GCTGTTGAGGCGGCATGTGACAAGGCACCATTTATCGAGGCTAGCCTGGCGAGTACCACCTGCCGGGTAGAACCGTGGCGAGGCCTCCAAGACAAGTGTGTTGGCGAG TGCGAGGCCCTGCTCCAGCATGCAGAACAGTCTTGCCAGACTGAGCATCACATCACCCTAGTCCGGTGCACAAAGCCACAAGTTTCAACTTGCAGCGTCGAAGTGCAGGCTGACCCATGGTGGCAGCATCATTGTG GAATTCAGCCCATCGGTGTCGACTTGTGTGAAACCTGA